The genomic interval TTACCAGATTTAAATCACTCCCTCGCCGATGCCAAAGGGCTGGTGAGTGGGGATATTAGGATCCGAGGTCAACAAAAGAACCCCAAAATTAGTCTTGGTCTCATTGCACAACATCTCGCTTGGCAAGATCAAGTGAGCCTCAACAAGTTGACCATTGACGGCAATGTCATGCCTTTGGCCAACGATCCTAGCTTTGACCTTAACCTAAGTGCCAATCAGGCCAATTACCAACAGCAAACCGTCGATAATGTTACGACTGTGCTCAATGGCACTTTGTCTCAACACCGACTGTCATTGGCCGTCAGTGCCCCACAAGCAAGTACTGAGCTCACTGTCGCGGGAGGAATAACGCTAAAGCCTGATGTGATGTGGCAAGGGCAACTTTCTTCTATGTGGGTTGAAAGTGAACAAGGGCGTTGGACACTTAATCAGGCCACTCGTTTGGCTCTAAACAGCGCAAAATCGTCGTTACAAATGGGGGCGCACTGCTGGTTACAAGATGGCTCAAGTGTCTGTCTAGATCAAGATATTAATATCAACCCTCAACAAGGCCAGGTGGCTTTGAGCATTAACGACTTTGATTTTGAACAGATTAAAAAGTTTGTACCCGAAGACCTTAGTCTTGATGGACAAGTACAGGCCAGTGCCCAAGCCAGTTGGCGCAACGGACAGGATCTCAGTGCCAATGTTCAATTGAGTTTACCTGAAGGGAAAGTGACTCGCGCGGCAGAGACAGAAGAACAGCAACCCCTTGTTGTGGCTTGGCAATCGGTGGTTGTGAATGGGCAGTTTGCTGATGATACGTTAGACGCCAACTGGCAACTCGACATTAAAGACAATGGTGAAATGCGAGGCCAGGCCAAGATAAATGGCTTCAACCAGCAGTCACCACAGATTGACGGTCAGCTGATTTTGTCACAGTTAAATTTGGATTTTTTAGCGCCGCTTCTGGATGAATACAACACACTTGGTGCGAATATTAATAGCCAATTGGCGTTTAAAGGCGATTGGTTACACCCGCAAGTTGAGGGTGATTTCAAGGTGTCAGATATTCAATTTCAAGGTGATTTGTCACCAGTTGATATCACTAAGGGTGACCTGGCACTGGTATTTAATGGTTACCAAGCTACCTTGACATCAAAGCTCACGACTTCTGATGGGGAGCTCACCCTTGAGGGGGATGGTGATTGGCAAGACTTGCAAAGCTGGCAAACGAACTTGCGTGTTTTCTCTGAGCAGTTAAATGTCAAATATGCGCCTATGGTAGATATTATTGCTCAGCCGGATCTCAAACTACAAGTGACGCCAAGCCTGGCAAGTATTACTGGTGAGATTAATTTACCGTCGGGTTTAATCAAGGTAGAGCAATTGCCACAAAGCGCGATCAGCGTCTCTGATGATCAAGTTATCGTAGACGATGACACTCAGAGTTTGGTTGAGCAAAGTCAATCACTGCCTTTTGCGGTTGAATCTAACGTGACCATTCGCATCGGTGAAAATTTAAAAGTAGAAGCGTTTGGCTTAGAGTCTAACCTAAAAGGTGATCTGAAAGTGTCACAAAAAGACAAAGGGCCACAAATTACCGGTGAGATAAACCTCATTGATGGTACCTACACGTCGTTTGGCCAAGACTTAGAGATCAGCGAAGGGAAAATTACTATGAATGGCCCCGTCGATCAGCCTTATGTCTCAATTACCGCGATAAGAAACCCTGATAATACAGAGGATGATGTCACCGCTGGTATTAAAGTGACGGGCTCGGCGAAAGACCCGACGATCACGATTTTCTCTGATCCGAGTATGGCACAGGCCAATGCGTTGTCGTATTTGTTGCGTGGGCAAAACTTAAACAGCGAATCAGACAGTAATGCCATGACGACGACCTTAATTGGTTTGAGTTTAGCCCAAAGCGGTAAGGTGGTCAGTAATATAGGTGAGGCTTTTGGTGTACAAGATTTGAAACTCGACACTTCAGGGTCAGGGGATGACTCGCAAGTGACGGTCAGTGGTTACGTGTTACCGGGTCTAAAAGTGCAATATGGGGTGGGTATTTTTAGTGCCTTAGGTGAGTTTTCGGTGCGTTATCGCTTAGTGCGCGACTTGTATATCGAAGCGACATCCGGAGTTGATAGTGCGGTGGATTTACTGTATCAATTTGAGTTTGATTAACTCAGTATCATCAGGTGAGGGAAGGGTATGACACAGCTTGTTTTTGTATATGGTACTTTACGCCAAGGTGAGTGCAATCATCATCTGTTGGAAAACAGTGACTTTCTCGGTCATTACCAATCGCAGAAAGATTACCATCTATTCGATGTCGGTCCTTATCCCGCTTTAATTGATGGTAAGCAATCGGTCTATGGCGAGGTGTATCGCATTGATGAAGCGACGCTGGCGCAATTAGACATACTTGAAGACGTACCGATTGAATACCGCCGCGAGCAAATAAATACCCCATATGGTCAAGCGTGGATTTATCTTTATCAAGATGAAGATGCGCTCGACAACCCGATTCAAAGTGGCGATTGGTGCCAACGAGTATAGTTTTCGCAATGAGGGACAAAAAAAGACTCGCCTTGGGCGAGTCTTTTTGATTGAGAGCCTCTAATCTTAGCGAGGTTTATTTGTTTTGTGCGCGCTCGTAAGAAGATACGATTTCAGCTTTGGCTGCTTCAACATCTGCCCAACCGTCAACTTTGACCCACTTACCAGATTCAAGCTCTTTGTAACGCTCGAAGAAGTGTGTGATTTGCGCTTTTAATAGCTCAGGAAGATCGTTCACATCTTGGATGTGATCGTATTCTTTAGAAATTTTGCTATGAGGTACAGCAACCACTTTTGCATCTTCGCCAGATTCATCCGTCATTTTCAGAACGCCAACAGGGCGACAGCGGATCACAGAACCAGGAATCAATGGGTAAGGTGTTGGTACGAGTACATCAACAGGGTCACCGTCAAGTGATAAGGTGTCGTTTACGTAGCCGTAGTTACATGGGTAGAACATAGGAGCAGACATAAAACGGTCAACGAAGACTGCACCTGAATCTTTATCTACTTCGTATTTGATCGGATCAGCATTCGCTGGGATTTCAATTACAACATAGATATCATCAGGTAGCGACTTACCTGCTGGTACGTTATTTAAGCTCATCTTAAATTTCCTTTAGATATGAGGATACAATTACAACCGCTAACTTTAGCGGTAAACACTAGGATATGTAAATAACGATAGGTCGATTTCCGGTAAAAGAAGTCAAACTTAGGTAATAATCTCTATCATCGCCACAAAATAGGCCGCCAAGTACGAAATTTTCCCTATCCCTTGTGAGAGAGCATCACCCACAATACCGTATCAAAGGCAGTGATCCCGATGGGAGACAAGGCAACACATCAGTGAAAAAATGTGGTCAACCTAAGCAGATTGACCACGGCAGTGTATTCACACGGTACAAATAAGACATGGGGTTATTCAGGGAAGTCGGTCAAGAACTGCTCGACTTTATCGACCATTTTCGTCGTGCCAACAAAGAAGGGGACGCGCTGGTGTAATTCGGTTGGCACAATGTCGAGAATGCGTTGCTCACCATCAGACGCTTTACCGCCCGCTTGCTCCATC from Vibrio sp. HB236076 carries:
- a CDS encoding translocation/assembly module TamB domain-containing protein; translated protein: MSIKLWKWSKWFALSMVLLLVITASLITILLFSQPGLGLIAWGAQQALPNLKIDNMQGSLLGKLTVKGVSYQDSTLSLEANVDELIIDNSLSCLMSSQLCINQAKLSGLDLTLASTAQESDESSESNQPMSRITTPIPVQIQSLVLDDINIKVDGQKVQWQHFSTSLSMRSDQLNIGDTQWKKVDVTLANTPKNEQGQSGAATRNASAQSSEPISLPEVKLPLSLRLKSFDLQDFVLHQQTPIQVQKLAFALEAQGQRVSLKSLSLLMPQVAMTGQAEVSLKQQYPLSAQFNAQAREAQYAQQAVALSASGSLGELALNAQFDGPVKGTFKGDVKPLESDPAFEVALSDVSGQWPLTDKGQYQWLQTQLTAKGRVSDFQFDLASALTGEEVPATQVQLKGQGSPTAVDLSQLVVETLGGQLTGQAKADWQSGVDWQASLTFKDIQPGRQWPQAEGKIGGQLEGSGKVSEQGQWQVALEKLNLDGVLRQYPLTVRGDAKAQGDNSGLTKVVTKSLSLAHGKNRVTASGELNKQWAMDLNVNLPDLNHSLADAKGLVSGDIRIRGQQKNPKISLGLIAQHLAWQDQVSLNKLTIDGNVMPLANDPSFDLNLSANQANYQQQTVDNVTTVLNGTLSQHRLSLAVSAPQASTELTVAGGITLKPDVMWQGQLSSMWVESEQGRWTLNQATRLALNSAKSSLQMGAHCWLQDGSSVCLDQDININPQQGQVALSINDFDFEQIKKFVPEDLSLDGQVQASAQASWRNGQDLSANVQLSLPEGKVTRAAETEEQQPLVVAWQSVVVNGQFADDTLDANWQLDIKDNGEMRGQAKINGFNQQSPQIDGQLILSQLNLDFLAPLLDEYNTLGANINSQLAFKGDWLHPQVEGDFKVSDIQFQGDLSPVDITKGDLALVFNGYQATLTSKLTTSDGELTLEGDGDWQDLQSWQTNLRVFSEQLNVKYAPMVDIIAQPDLKLQVTPSLASITGEINLPSGLIKVEQLPQSAISVSDDQVIVDDDTQSLVEQSQSLPFAVESNVTIRIGENLKVEAFGLESNLKGDLKVSQKDKGPQITGEINLIDGTYTSFGQDLEISEGKITMNGPVDQPYVSITAIRNPDNTEDDVTAGIKVTGSAKDPTITIFSDPSMAQANALSYLLRGQNLNSESDSNAMTTTLIGLSLAQSGKVVSNIGEAFGVQDLKLDTSGSGDDSQVTVSGYVLPGLKVQYGVGIFSALGEFSVRYRLVRDLYIEATSGVDSAVDLLYQFEFD
- a CDS encoding gamma-glutamylcyclotransferase encodes the protein MTQLVFVYGTLRQGECNHHLLENSDFLGHYQSQKDYHLFDVGPYPALIDGKQSVYGEVYRIDEATLAQLDILEDVPIEYRREQINTPYGQAWIYLYQDEDALDNPIQSGDWCQRV
- the ppa gene encoding inorganic diphosphatase, giving the protein MSLNNVPAGKSLPDDIYVVIEIPANADPIKYEVDKDSGAVFVDRFMSAPMFYPCNYGYVNDTLSLDGDPVDVLVPTPYPLIPGSVIRCRPVGVLKMTDESGEDAKVVAVPHSKISKEYDHIQDVNDLPELLKAQITHFFERYKELESGKWVKVDGWADVEAAKAEIVSSYERAQNK